In a single window of the Biomphalaria glabrata chromosome 13, xgBioGlab47.1, whole genome shotgun sequence genome:
- the LOC106056089 gene encoding 60S ribosomal protein L22-like, translating to MPAKAVKRPGKIQAGKGGKKKKTTLRYTVDCTHPVEDGIMDATNFEKYLRERIKVEGKTNNFGNNVSLDLQKSKISLTSEIPFSKRYLKYLTKKYLKKNNLRDWLRVVATNKESFELRYFQINQDDEEEEED from the exons ATGCCTGCC AAAGCAGTGAAACGCCCTGGCAAAATTCAAGCTGGAAAGGGtggtaaaaaaaagaagaccaCCCTGAGATATACTGTTGACTGCACCCATCCTGTTGAAGATGGTATAATGGATGCTACTAATTTT GAAAAATACTTACGAGAACGCATCAAAGTAGAAGGAAAAACTAACAACTTTGGTAACAATGTGTCTCTAGACCTTCAGAAAAGTAAAATTTCTCTTACAAGTGAAATTCCATTCTCAAAAAG GTACTTGAAGTATCTGACCAAGAAATACCTGAAGAAAAACAATTTGAGAGACTGGCTGCGTGTTGTTGCCACAAACAAGGAGTCCTTTGAATTGAGATACTTCCAGATCAACCAAGATGATGAAGAAGAGGAGGAAGATTAA